The following proteins come from a genomic window of Nostoc sp. ATCC 53789:
- a CDS encoding DUF4079 domain-containing protein — MGIADFLGLLHPAIAIIFVFPLIGTVINFAWQTRQRRLQILAGSKSKIPPVVGVEHKQLGERLTSAVVGLTLIGLSYPIGKNIIKNQLWNKAPFQVVFILLILAATIASLVFLYRAKQRVWRAAFATLTGAGLVILGCQDGVFRRTNEWYWSHYYIGITAALLMIFSLAIVQDIYQDKSNRWRIVHTILNCIALLLFIGQGMTGTRDLLEIPLSWQEPYIYQCDFANKTCPTPNSQPPK; from the coding sequence ATGGGAATAGCAGATTTTCTTGGTCTTTTACATCCAGCGATCGCAATCATATTCGTGTTTCCACTTATTGGGACAGTGATTAATTTTGCTTGGCAAACACGCCAACGCCGATTACAAATTTTAGCCGGCAGTAAGAGCAAAATTCCTCCAGTAGTGGGTGTAGAACATAAGCAATTAGGTGAAAGACTAACAAGTGCGGTTGTCGGATTAACTTTAATCGGATTAAGCTACCCTATTGGTAAAAATATTATTAAAAATCAATTATGGAATAAAGCACCTTTTCAAGTTGTTTTTATCCTATTAATATTAGCTGCTACTATCGCCTCTTTAGTATTTCTTTATCGGGCAAAGCAGCGAGTGTGGCGGGCAGCTTTTGCTACTTTAACTGGTGCAGGTTTAGTCATATTAGGCTGTCAAGATGGAGTATTTCGCCGTACCAATGAGTGGTATTGGTCACATTATTATATTGGTATTACCGCAGCACTACTAATGATTTTTTCGTTAGCTATTGTTCAAGATATTTATCAAGATAAATCCAATCGCTGGCGGATTGTCCATACGATTTTAAACTGCATTGCTTTGTTGCTATTTATTGGACAAGGTATGACAGGAACGCGAGATTTATTAGAAATTCCCTTAAGTTGGCAAGAACCCTATATTTATCAGTGTGATTTTGCTAATAAAACTTGTCCAACGCCAAATTCTCAACCACCAAAGTAA
- a CDS encoding GNAT family N-acyltransferase: MEVSGCNINYSLNPPPSFEDFPILQTEKYTLRLASTEEELESIFRLRFEVFNLELGLGFSASNFTQMDIDKFDAVCHHLIMICKQTGKTIGTYRMQTYTMASQRLGFDAADIFNLNGIPNSVLQASVEVGRACIAKEYRNSQALLLLWKGLANYLIWSKNQYFFGCASLLTQSPSQATCTYNYFQKNGLMHPSILVYPNSQSCLELPQNCPDLNNVEIPKILQAYLNIGAKICSIPAIDRHFKTIDFLTISNTKDFARWRYQIL; this comes from the coding sequence ATGGAAGTTTCTGGATGCAACATCAATTACTCACTGAATCCTCCTCCCTCTTTTGAAGATTTTCCCATACTTCAAACTGAAAAATATACCCTACGACTGGCTTCAACCGAAGAAGAATTAGAATCAATCTTTCGGTTACGCTTTGAGGTTTTTAATCTAGAACTAGGCTTGGGATTTTCTGCTTCTAACTTTACTCAGATGGATATAGATAAGTTTGATGCAGTTTGCCATCATTTAATCATGATTTGCAAACAAACGGGTAAAACCATTGGAACTTATCGGATGCAAACCTATACAATGGCTTCTCAAAGACTAGGCTTTGATGCTGCCGATATATTTAATCTTAATGGAATTCCTAATTCTGTGCTTCAGGCATCAGTTGAAGTTGGGCGTGCATGTATAGCTAAAGAATACCGCAACAGTCAGGCACTTTTACTATTATGGAAAGGGCTAGCAAATTATCTGATCTGGAGTAAAAATCAATACTTCTTTGGCTGTGCATCATTACTAACGCAATCTCCTTCGCAAGCTACTTGCACCTATAATTATTTTCAGAAGAATGGCTTGATGCATCCAAGTATTTTGGTTTATCCAAATTCACAATCTTGTCTAGAACTGCCTCAAAATTGTCCAGACTTGAATAATGTGGAAATTCCTAAAATTTTGCAGGCATACTTGAATATTGGAGCTAAAATATGCAGTATTCCCGCTATCGACCGACACTTTAAAACTATTGATTTTTTAACCATATCTAATACCAAAGACTTTGCTAGATGGCGTTATCAAATATTGTAA
- the cobU gene encoding bifunctional adenosylcobinamide kinase/adenosylcobinamide-phosphate guanylyltransferase: MGKIILVTGPARSGKSEWAETLAMESGKAVVYVATATDNTDDQEWHQRILEHQQRRPQDWVTLAVPIELSATLADAKPYNCLLVDSLGTWVANLLEEDESSWENLVVELLETVELVAADVLFVAEEVGWGVVPAYPLGRMFRDRLGSLVRQLAALSETVYLVTGGHVLNLSVLGSPLPTREDAGVFRSRNS, encoded by the coding sequence TTGGGTAAAATCATCTTGGTAACAGGGCCAGCACGATCTGGTAAAAGTGAATGGGCGGAAACTCTGGCTATGGAGTCAGGGAAAGCAGTTGTTTACGTAGCAACAGCGACCGATAACACAGATGACCAGGAATGGCACCAACGTATTTTAGAACACCAACAACGCCGTCCCCAAGACTGGGTAACTCTAGCCGTACCTATAGAACTGTCTGCTACCCTCGCCGATGCCAAACCCTATAACTGCCTTTTAGTCGATTCTTTAGGAACTTGGGTTGCTAATCTCTTAGAAGAGGACGAATCTAGCTGGGAAAATCTCGTTGTAGAGTTATTAGAGACAGTAGAGCTAGTTGCTGCTGATGTGCTGTTTGTAGCAGAAGAGGTAGGTTGGGGTGTAGTACCAGCTTATCCCCTTGGGAGGATGTTCCGCGATCGCTTGGGTTCTTTAGTACGCCAATTAGCTGCCCTTAGTGAAACTGTTTATTTAGTAACTGGTGGTCATGTTCTCAATCTCAGTGTCCTTGGTTCGCCATTGCCAACCAGAGAGGATGCTGGAGTATTCAGAAGTCGAAATTCTTAA
- a CDS encoding glycosyltransferase family 39 protein → MRHLKFVPSWLRFLIIFLLTMGILFRFFNLDTKVYSHDETYTSLRISGYTRTEAQNELFNGSVIGKESFAQFQGVNQKSLNDTIMTLAKEDSLHPPLYYIIARLWLEVFGNSVTAIRSLSALISLLVFPGVYWLCRELFNAPLLVPGVAIALMAISPIQLVYAQEAQEYILWLVTILLSSASLLRAMRLESQDRDELTKQRQQPETFTIWSIYAVTLAISLYTFLWSAFVAVAHGIYVITTARFQFSSTVKTYLLASLIGFLAFMPWLVVVIGDFFQFLISADKATPQSSLMPRFEFLLMQLSRIFFDIDLSLDNQFNYLITVICFIFVGYSIYFLCQTTNYKIWLFIIILIVVPVLPLILPDLMIEDIQSSEPYFIPSYLGIQVAVAYLLGTQIYNESVSRQNLWYAIVGLIIICGLISCKVNFQAETWWNKGISYGNPKVAQIINLTTRPLLISDALGNNYGNVFSLSYLLEPKVQFLLVQNQKIPKIPDRFADVFLFNPSDSWRETIEKKYNLKTDIVYSDKYYSVWKLAKPRSVRQRDILPKTKLSNR, encoded by the coding sequence ATGCGCCACCTCAAATTTGTTCCGAGTTGGTTGCGATTTTTAATTATTTTCTTATTGACGATGGGTATATTGTTTCGCTTTTTTAACCTTGATACTAAGGTTTACTCCCATGATGAAACCTATACCTCATTGCGAATTTCTGGTTATACAAGAACTGAAGCACAAAATGAACTGTTTAATGGTAGTGTCATTGGCAAAGAAAGTTTTGCTCAATTTCAAGGGGTAAATCAAAAAAGCTTAAATGACACAATAATGACTTTGGCTAAAGAAGATTCTTTGCATCCACCGCTTTATTACATAATAGCCAGATTGTGGTTGGAAGTTTTTGGTAATTCGGTGACGGCGATCAGAAGTTTATCTGCTTTGATCAGTTTGCTGGTTTTCCCTGGTGTTTATTGGCTATGTCGAGAATTATTTAATGCGCCGCTATTGGTTCCTGGTGTAGCGATCGCACTTATGGCAATTTCTCCAATTCAACTAGTATACGCCCAAGAAGCACAAGAATATATTCTCTGGTTAGTCACCATATTACTATCTAGCGCTTCTTTGCTGCGAGCAATGCGCCTAGAATCACAAGATCGAGATGAGCTAACAAAACAAAGACAACAGCCAGAAACATTTACTATCTGGAGTATTTATGCAGTAACTTTGGCAATCAGTCTTTATACATTTCTTTGGAGTGCATTTGTCGCAGTTGCTCACGGAATTTATGTTATTACTACTGCCAGATTCCAGTTCTCTTCAACTGTCAAAACTTATCTTCTAGCATCATTGATAGGTTTTTTAGCCTTCATGCCTTGGCTGGTAGTTGTGATAGGTGATTTTTTCCAATTTTTGATTTCAGCAGATAAGGCAACACCACAGTCATCTTTGATGCCTAGATTTGAATTTTTGTTGATGCAATTAAGCCGAATATTTTTTGATATAGACCTGAGTTTAGATAATCAATTTAACTATTTAATTACAGTAATTTGTTTCATATTTGTAGGATATTCAATTTATTTCCTTTGCCAAACAACTAACTATAAAATTTGGTTATTTATCATTATATTAATTGTCGTGCCAGTACTGCCTCTAATACTGCCAGATTTAATGATTGAGGATATACAATCATCTGAACCATATTTCATACCATCTTATTTAGGGATTCAAGTAGCTGTTGCTTACTTGCTAGGTACACAAATATATAATGAGAGCGTGTCACGCCAGAATCTTTGGTATGCGATCGTTGGATTGATAATTATTTGTGGTTTAATTTCTTGTAAGGTTAATTTTCAAGCAGAAACTTGGTGGAATAAGGGTATAAGCTATGGCAATCCCAAAGTTGCCCAAATCATCAATCTGACCACTCGCCCACTTTTGATTAGTGATGCTTTGGGTAATAATTATGGAAATGTCTTTTCTCTAAGCTATCTTTTGGAGCCAAAGGTACAATTTTTGTTGGTTCAAAATCAAAAAATCCCTAAAATTCCTGATAGGTTTGCCGATGTTTTTTTGTTCAATCCTTCAGACAGTTGGCGCGAAACGATAGAAAAAAAATATAATTTGAAGACAGACATTGTTTATAGTGACAAATATTATTCGGTTTGGAAATTAGCTAAACCTCGCAGTGTACGGCAACGCGATATTCTCCCAAAGACGAAATTATCCAATCGTTGA
- a CDS encoding NAD(+) kinase — MQLKQVIIAYKARDARSKQWAEICAKQLESRECQVLMGPSGPKDNPYPVFLASAAQPIDLALVLGGDGTVLTGARHLAPAGIPILGVNVGGHLGFLTESVEEFQDTEKVWDRLFEDRYAIQRRMMLQAAVYEGHGSNLEPVSERYLALNEFCVKPASADRMITSILEMEIDGEVVDQYVGDGLIISTPTGSTGYTVSANGPIMHDGMEALTITPICAMSLSSRPLVLPPGSVVSIWPLGDYDLSTKLWTDGVLGTSIWPGHRVDVRMAECRAKFIILRENNSYYQTLREKLLWAGTRVHYSNNHRN, encoded by the coding sequence GTGCAACTCAAGCAGGTAATCATTGCTTATAAAGCGCGGGATGCCCGGAGTAAACAATGGGCAGAAATCTGTGCTAAACAACTAGAAAGCCGCGAGTGCCAGGTGTTGATGGGGCCGAGCGGGCCAAAAGACAACCCTTATCCAGTCTTTTTAGCTTCGGCGGCTCAACCAATCGATCTCGCCTTGGTACTCGGTGGCGATGGTACTGTTTTAACTGGTGCCAGACATTTAGCCCCAGCTGGTATCCCTATTCTGGGAGTGAATGTGGGAGGTCATCTGGGGTTTTTAACTGAGTCGGTGGAAGAATTTCAGGATACAGAGAAAGTTTGGGATCGGCTGTTTGAGGATCGCTATGCTATCCAACGACGGATGATGTTACAAGCTGCGGTGTATGAGGGTCACGGGTCTAATTTAGAACCAGTGAGTGAGCGTTACCTGGCTTTAAATGAATTTTGTGTCAAACCCGCCTCTGCTGACCGAATGATAACCTCAATTCTAGAAATGGAAATCGATGGTGAGGTAGTCGATCAGTACGTTGGGGATGGGTTGATTATTTCGACTCCCACAGGTTCTACTGGTTACACCGTTTCTGCTAATGGGCCGATTATGCACGATGGAATGGAGGCGCTTACCATAACTCCCATTTGTGCAATGAGCCTTTCTAGTCGCCCCCTCGTTTTACCCCCTGGTTCTGTGGTGAGTATTTGGCCTTTGGGGGATTACGATTTGAGTACCAAACTGTGGACAGATGGGGTGTTAGGGACTTCTATTTGGCCTGGACACCGCGTTGATGTGCGGATGGCAGAATGTCGGGCTAAATTTATTATTTTGCGCGAGAACAATTCCTACTATCAGACGCTACGGGAGAAGTTGCTTTGGGCTGGTACAAGGGTTCACTACAGCAATAATCACCGTAATTAA